In Citrus sinensis cultivar Valencia sweet orange chromosome 2, DVS_A1.0, whole genome shotgun sequence, a single genomic region encodes these proteins:
- the LOC102612233 gene encoding vacuolar sorting protein 18, which produces MDLMRQVFQVDVLERYAAKGRGVITCMSAGNDVIVLGTSKGWLIRHDFGAGDSYDIDLSAGRPGEQSIHKVFVDPGGSHCIATIVGSGGAETFYTHAKWSKPRVLSKLKGLVVNAVAWNRQQITEASTKEIILGTDTGQLHEMAVDEKDKREKYIKLLFELNELPEAFMGLQMETASLSNGTRYYVMAVTPTRLYSFTGFGSLDTVFASYLDRAVHFMELPGEILNSELHFFIKQRRAVHFAWLSGAGIYHGGLNFGAQRSSPNGDENFVENKALLSYSKLSEGAEAVKPGSMAVSEYHFLLLMGNKVKVVNRISEQIIEELQFDQTSDSISRGIIGLCSDATAGVFYAYDQNSIFQVSVNDEGRDMWKVYLDMKEYAAALANCRDPLQRDQVYLVQAEAAFATKDFHRAASFYAKINYILSFEEITLKFISVSEQDALRTFLLRKLDNLAKDDKCQITMISTWATELYLDKINRLLLEDDTALENRSSEYQSIMREFRAFLSDCKDVLDEATTMKLLESYGRVEELVFFASLKEQHEIVVHHYIQQGEAKKALQMLRKPAVPIDLQYKFAPDLIMLDAYETVESWMTTNNLNPRKLIPAMMRYSSEPHAKNETHEVIKYLEFCVHRLHNEDPGVHNLLLSLYAKQEDDSALLRFLQCKFGKGRENGPEFFYDPKYALRLCLKEKRMRACVHIYGMMSMHEEAVALALQVDPELAMAEADKVEDDEDLRKKLWLMVAKHVIEQEKGTKRENIRKAIAFLKETDGLLKIEDILPFFPDFALIDDFKEAICSSLDDYNKQIEQLKQEMNDATHGADNIRNDISALAQRYAVIDRDEDCGVCRRKILVAGRDYRMARGYASVGPMAPFYVFPCGHAFHAQCLIAHVTQCTNETQAEYILDLQKQLTLLGSEARKDANGVTTEDSITSMTPTDKLRSQLDDAIASECPFCGDLMIREISLPFIAPEEAHQFASWEIKPQNLGNHRSLSLPV; this is translated from the exons ATGGATCTAATGCGGCAAGTATTCCAAGTTGACGTTCTTGAAAGATACGCGGCGAAGGGGCGCGGTGTAATCACGTGCATGTCAGCTGGAAACGATGTGATTGTATTGGGCACTAGTAAAGGATGGCTCATCAGACACGATTTCGGTGCCGGAGATTCTTATG ATATTGATCTTTCTGCGGGTCGACCTGGAGAGCAATCCATACACAAAGTTTTTGTAGATCCTGGAGGTAGTCATTGTATTGCCACCATAGTCGGTAGTGGTGGAGCTGAAACTTTCTACACTCATGCAAAGTGGAGCAAGCCCCGTGTATTAAGCAAACTGAAAGGTCTTGTTGTAAATGCTGTTGCCTGGAATAGACAACAGATAACAGAAG CTTCCACAAAGGAAATCATTCTCGGTACGGATACCGGCCAACTTCATGAGATGGCTGTGGATGAGAAGGACAAGAGGgagaaatatataaaacttttatttgaattaaatgaaCTTCCTGAAGCTTTTATGGGTTTGCAg ATGGAAACAGCTAGCTTAAGCAATGGTACAAGGTATTACGTGATGGCTGTTACTCCTACACGACTTTATTCCTTCACTGGATTTGGATCACTTGAT ACTGTTTTTGCTAGCTATTTAGATCGTGCTGTGCATTTCATGGAACTTCCTGGTGAAATACTAAACAG TGAATTGCATTTCTTTATCAAGCAAAGAAGAGCAGTGCATTTTGCCTGGCTTTCGGGAGCAGGTATATATCATGGTGGCCTAAACTTTGGAGCACAACGTAG TTCTCCAAatggtgatgaaaattttgtggaaAACAAGGCTCTTTTGAGCTATTCAAAATTGTCTGAAGGTGCTGAAGCAGTTAAACCCGGTTCCATGGCAGTGTCTGAATATCATTTCCTCCTGCTAATGGGAAATAAGGTTAAG GTTGTAAATAGAATCAGTGAGCAAATTATTGAGGAACTTCAGTTTGATCAAACATCAGACTCCATTTCAAGGGGTATCATTGGATTGTGCAGTGATGCAACTGCTGGGGTCTTCTATGCATATGACCAGAATTCTATTTTCCAG GTGTCTGTCAATGATGAAGGCCGAGATATGTGGAAGGTATATCTGGATATGAAAGAGTACGCTGCAGCTTTAGCGAATTGTCGTGATCCACTCCAGAGAGACCAAGTATATTTAGTTCAG GCTGAAGCTGCCTTTGCCACCAAGGATTTTCATAGAGCAGCTTCTTTCTATGCAAAA ATTAactatattttatcatttgaggAGATCACTTTGAAGTTTATTAGTGTAAGCGAGCAG GATGCTTTGAGAACCTTCCTACTGCGCAAGCTTGATAATCTTGCAAAGGATGACAAATGCCAAATAACAATGATTTCCACATGGGCAACTGAATTGTACTTGGACAAg ATAAATCGATTACTCTTGGAAGATGACACTGCTTTGGAGAATCGAAGTTCAGAGTACCAATCAATTATGAGAGAGTTCCGTGCTTTCCTGAGTGATTGCAAGGATGTATTGGATGAGGCAACTACAATGAAACTTTTAGAAAG CTATGGTAGAGTTGAAGAACTGGTATTTTTTGCTAGTTTGAAGGAGCAGCACGAGATCGTAGTTCATCATTATATCCAG CAAGGAGAAGCCAAAAAAGCATTGCAAATGCTTCGAAAACCTGCTGTCCCAATAGATCTTCAG TACAAATTTGCACCAGATCTTATCATGCTTGATGCATATGAAACGGTGGAGTCATGGATGACCACAAACAACCTAAATCCAAGGAAACTGATTCCTGCAATGATGCGTTATTCAAGTGAACCTCATGCGAA GAATGAAACCCATGAAGTCATCAAATATCTAGAATTCTGTGTTCATCGCTTGCACAATGAGGATCCTGGAGTTCACAACTTGCTGCTTTCTCTGTATGCCAAGCAG GAAGATGATAGTGCCCTTTTGCGCTTCCTACAATGCAAATTTGGGAAAGGACGAGAAAATGGCCCTGAATTCTTCTATGATCCCAAGTACGCCTTGCGTCTTTGCCTCAAGGAAAAGCGAATGCGTGCCTGTGTTCATATATACGGCATGATGTCTATGCATGAAGAAGCAGTTGCGCTTGCTTTACAG GTTGACCCCGAGCTAGCTATGGCCGAAGCTGATAAggttgaagatgatgaagactTGAGGAAAAAGCTTTGGCTCATGGTTGCAAAGCATGTAATTGAACAGGAAAAGGGAACTAAAAGAGAGAATATTCGGAAGGCAATTGCTTTTCTGAAGGAAACTGATGGACTTCTTAAGATTGAGGATATCTTACCATTCTTTCCTGACTTTGCATTGATTGACGACTTCAAA GAAGCGATTTGCTCATCGCTGGATGATTATAACAAGCAAATTGAACAGCTTAAACAGGAGATGAATGATGCAACACATGGTGCTGACAACATCAGAAATGATATCAGTGCTCTTGCTCAAAGATATGCTGTCATCGACCGCGACGAGGACTGTGGG GTCTGCAGACGTAAAATCTTGGTTGCGGGTAGGGATTATCGCATGGCTCGGGGTTATGCATCAGTTGGACCAATGGCACCTTTCTATGTATTTCCATGTGGACATGCTTTTCATGCACAATGCTTGATTGCCCATGTGACCCAGTGCACCAATGAAACTCAA GCAGAATATATACTGGATCTGCAGAAGCAACTAACTCTATTGGGTAGCGAAGCAAGGAAGGATGCAAATGGCGTCACAACTGAGGATTCCATAACTAGCATGACCCCAACAGATAAG CTTCGATCACAATTAGACGATGCAATAGCGAGCGAGTGTCCATTTTGTGGAGACCTGATGATCCGCGAGATCTCTTTGCCATTTATCGCCCCTGAGGAAGCGCATCAGTTTGCTTCGTGGGAGATAAAACCACAAAACCTTGGAAACCATAGGAGCCTTTCTTTACCTGTGTAA
- the LOC102612720 gene encoding uncharacterized protein LOC102612720: MTYLNRVWMAATVAVVQGRTDQGCKVKTGLNSAHHGNKRFSSKDSSDLRPLSSFVGSDISGAETDESLRRVMYLNCWGQV, from the coding sequence ATGACTTACCTGAACAGGGTGTGGATGGCGGCAACCGTGGCGGTGGTGCAAGGCCGTACGGACCAGGGCTGCAAAGTGAAGACCGGCCTTAATTCCGCTCACCACGGCAATAAAAGATTTTCCTCCAAGGATTCCTCCGATCTTCGCCCGCTCTCCAGTTTCGTCGGATCCGATATTTCCGGCGCTGAAACGGACGAGTCTCTCCGCCGAGTCATGTACTTGAACTGCTGGGGTCAGGTCTGA
- the LOC102611934 gene encoding vesicle-associated protein 4-2-like, which translates to MAVDEKKSGAEGKVWGLCKMPFWQSSNGSSSSSSSMQNNNNYNSSNNNNSSSHVYQQNQSQQVMGRSSVVNSSNVSSMAKSLLPTRRRLRLDPSTKLFFPYEPGKQVRSAISIKNTSKSHVAFKFQTTAPKSCYMRPPGGILAPGESLIATVFKFVEPPENNERPTDQKSKVKFKIMSLKVKGEMDYVPELFDEQKDQVAVEQILRVVFLDPEHPSPALDKLKRQLAEADAALEARKKPPEDTGPRIVGEGLVIDEWKERRERYLARQQVEGVDSV; encoded by the exons atggctGTTGATGAGAAGAAATCAGGGGCTGAAGGCAAGGTTTGGGGTCTTTGTAAAATGCCATTTTGGCAATCAAGCAAcggttcttcttcttcctcctcttcgatgcaaaataataataattataatagtagtaataataacaacagtAGCAGTCATGTTTACCAGCAGAATCAGAGCCAACAAGTGATGGGGAGATCAAGTGTTGTTAATTCTTCTAATGTTTCTTCTATGGCTAAGTCTTTGCTTCCCACTAGAAGGAGACTCAGGCTTGATCCTTCTACTAAGCTCTTTTTTCCTT ACGAACCCGGTAAGCAGGTTAGGAGTgctatttcaattaaaaacaCAAGCAAGTCCCATGTGGCTTTTAAG TTTCAAACTACTGCTCCAAAAAGTTGTTACATGCGTCCTCCGGGGGGTATACTTGCTCCTGGGGAAAGTCTTATAGCTACAG TATTCAAGTTTGTGGAGCCCCCTGAGAACAATGAGCGACCAACGGATCAGAAAAGCAAGGTCAAATTTAAGATCATGAGCTTGAAAGTGAAAGGAGAGATGGATTATGTTCCAGAATTG TTTGATGAGCAAAAGGATCAAGTGGCTGTTGAGCAAATTTTACGAGTTGTTTTCCTTGACCCAGAACACCCTAGCCCT GCACTTGATAAACTTAAACGACAGTTGGCTGAGGCAGATGCTGCACTTGAGGCACGCAAAAAGCCTCCAGAAGACACTGGACCCCGTATTGTAGGGGAAGGACTTGTTATAGATGAATGG AAAGAACGTAGGGAAAGATACCTGGCCCGGCAACAGGTTGAAGGGGTTGATTCTGTGTAA
- the LOC102613031 gene encoding uncharacterized protein LOC102613031, with protein MSVLQYPDTLNGQELQIWNNAAFDNGESEDSTAMKGSWANLKSVCMNQSLELDCSKENLSPRLNKSPTSSLKSCVPNKPLQVNSSIKNSQMKQLKSVSKEEETRDERKIDIEIEEIEKEISRLSSRLEALRLEKIDIKTKATEKRGRFVPAKFMEQKHMKKSEENLLSAAKSKLNRRGMSLGPAEIFSAGKSRPSLGKPEIITPVLSIQNRRKSCFWKLQEIDELKVTKERGKSLSVSPKSRKTAAPKVQAVTTVGSKKTVKKEDNVLSLIQPRKLFREGEKSVSKKPLKPGRMVASRYNQITNDAARKRSWPDNDKEESNRCDKRRTSRENLVTSGRNQKTESIRVKKKWEIPSEVVVNKGSPPSIAKMSDVLPKIRTVQCVDQSPRDSGAAKRVAELVGRKSFFSIEEEEEEEEEEEEEGFVCQALGFDDDSFE; from the coding sequence ATGAGTGTTCTTCAATACCCAGATACGCTTAACGGGCAAGAGCTTCAGATTTGGAATAATGCGGCATTCGACAACGGAGAATCTGAAGACTCCACTGCAATGAAAGGTTCCTGGGCTAACTTGAAATCTGTTTGCATGAATCAGTCTCTTGAATTGGATTGCAGTAAAGAGAATCTGAGTCCTCGTTTAAATAAATCCCCTACTTCTTCTCTCAAATCTTGTGTACCCAATAAGCCTCTACAAGTGAATAGCTCTATCAAGAACTCACAAATGAAGCAGTTGAAGAGTGTTTCTAAAGAAGAGGAAACGCGTGATGAGAGAAAGATTGACATCGAGATTGAGGAAATTGAGAAGGAGATCAGTCGCTTATCGTCAAGACTCGAAGCGCTTCGACTCGAAAAGATTGACATCAAAACAAAGGCTACAGAAAAACGAGGAAGGTTTGTGCCTGCAAAATTCATGGAGCAGAAACACATGAAAAAGAGCGAAGAAAATTTGCTTTCGGCCGCTAAATCAAAGCTGAATCGAAGGGGAATGAGTTTAGGGCCGGCTGAGATTTTCTCCGCGGGAAAATCAAGGCCTTCTTTGGGGAAGCCAGAGATTATAACGCCAGTTCTATCAATACAGAATCGGAGGAAATCTTGTTTCTGGAAGCTGCAAGAAATTGATGAATTGAAGGTTACAAAAGAGAGGGGGAAGAGTCTGAGTGTTAGTCCAAAATCTCGCAAAACGGCGGCGCCAAAGGTTCAAGCGGTGACAACAGTAGGTTCCAAAAAGACTGTCAAGAAAGAAGATAATGTGCTTTCACTCATTCAGCCAAGAAAACTCTTCAGAGAGGGAGAAAAATCAGTGAGTAAAAAGCCATTGAAACCTGGGAGAATGGTGGCTAGCCGTTATAATCAGATTACAAATGATGCTGCTCGTAAAAGGTCTTGGCCGGATAATGATAAAGAAGAGAGTAATCGGTGCGATAAGAGACGCACTTCACGCGAAAACCTGGTGACTTCTGGGAGAAATCAGAAGACTGAGAGTATTAGAGTGAAGAAGAAATGGGAAATTCCTAGTGAGGTAGTGGTGAACAAGGGGTCTCCTCCGTCCATTGCTAAGATGAGTGATGTGTTGCCTAAGATCAGGACCGTTCAATGTGTTGATCAGAGCCCAAGGGATTCAGGGGCGGCGAAAAGGGTGGCTGAATTGGTTGGTAGGAAATCATTCTTTTCAATTGAagaagaggaggaggaggaggaggaggaggaggaggaaggTTTTGTTTGTCAGGCTTTGGGGTTTGATGATGATAGCTTTGAGTAA